One region of Alphaproteobacteria bacterium genomic DNA includes:
- a CDS encoding alpha/beta hydrolase, whose translation MAEKFVQNGEISLWTEDFGDASNPTVLLMNGFGSSGVMWPVTLCKYLAANGHHVIRYDQRDTGLSGAIDYKKHPYRLIDLAVDATHVLDAYGVNNAHIVGTSMGGCVSQLMALRFPERVKTLILLSSTFNFVGLVLAVFMDKTDWLPLPGPNTSAVRHVKALNSTDPKNHDLWLRKYVRLMKISSGNKAHFDPLEWKGVMETVSRHVNHDGDLSVSHNHMFALRKGPFYVHSENIHCPILIIHGSRDPYIPLKHARVFAHKAPNAKRVVIYGMGHLLAKEFEKDVSTALLNFLRDSSGETNKPMVHERIATDVCNFWHDLFSVFWHKA comes from the coding sequence ATGGCAGAAAAATTTGTGCAAAATGGGGAGATTTCCCTTTGGACAGAAGATTTTGGGGATGCATCCAACCCAACTGTTTTATTGATGAATGGATTCGGGTCAAGCGGTGTCATGTGGCCTGTTACATTGTGTAAATATTTGGCCGCCAATGGACATCATGTGATTAGGTATGATCAACGGGATACCGGGTTGTCTGGTGCTATTGATTACAAGAAACACCCCTATCGTCTTATTGATTTGGCAGTAGACGCAACGCATGTGTTGGATGCTTATGGTGTTAACAACGCTCATATTGTTGGAACATCCATGGGTGGTTGTGTTTCTCAGTTAATGGCACTTCGTTTTCCGGAGCGCGTGAAAACACTCATTCTTCTTTCGTCGACATTTAATTTTGTGGGCCTTGTTTTAGCTGTGTTTATGGACAAAACGGATTGGCTGCCTCTTCCGGGGCCTAATACCTCGGCTGTAAGACATGTAAAGGCTCTCAATTCAACAGACCCCAAGAATCATGATCTTTGGCTTCGTAAATATGTTCGATTGATGAAGATTTCTAGCGGCAATAAGGCCCACTTTGATCCATTGGAATGGAAGGGGGTCATGGAAACAGTTTCTCGACATGTCAATCATGATGGAGATTTGAGTGTTTCCCATAATCATATGTTCGCCCTTAGGAAGGGGCCCTTTTATGTGCATAGCGAAAATATACACTGCCCGATTCTTATTATTCATGGATCCAGAGATCCGTACATTCCCCTAAAGCATGCCCGTGTTTTTGCGCATAAAGCCCCCAATGCAAAAAGAGTTGTGATTTATGGAATGGGACACTTGCTTGCAAAGGAATTTGAAAAGGATGTCAGCACAGCCCTTTTGAATTTTTTGCGCGATTCCTCCGGTGAAACAAACAAGCCCATGGTCCACGAACGAATCGCAACAGATGTTTGCAACTTTTGGCATGATCTTTTTTCGGTATTTTGGCATAAGGCTTAA
- a CDS encoding methyltransferase, which produces MNNNTMNPHQPEADFSEDFLLGGRVFIRQPRQGYRVAIDPIFLAASIQAEPGETVLDIGAGVGAASICLAMRIPNIKVIGVELQRDYVRFAADNILANKLRDRVEILRGDLLRPPPRLAAGTFSHVMTNPPYLEVSRNNISPHDNKATSNTEGEADLDQWARFCLLMVRPKGSVTFIHRSDRLDQILSFFSGKLGNIRIYPLWPGKNKPAKRVLIRGTKNTHGALRLCPGMILHAEDGSYTAEAEAILRQGQGVMI; this is translated from the coding sequence ATGAATAACAATACAATGAACCCGCATCAGCCAGAGGCTGACTTTTCTGAAGATTTCTTGCTTGGAGGACGCGTCTTTATTCGCCAACCCCGACAAGGATACAGGGTCGCCATTGATCCCATTTTTCTGGCGGCATCAATCCAGGCGGAACCTGGCGAGACCGTCCTGGACATTGGTGCGGGTGTTGGCGCCGCGTCAATATGCCTTGCGATGCGGATCCCCAATATAAAGGTTATCGGCGTCGAGCTGCAGCGGGATTACGTTCGTTTTGCCGCCGATAATATCCTGGCGAATAAATTACGTGACCGTGTTGAGATTCTGCGGGGTGATTTATTGCGGCCCCCGCCCCGCTTGGCGGCAGGAACATTTAGTCATGTGATGACAAACCCGCCGTACCTAGAGGTATCAAGAAACAATATTTCTCCCCATGATAACAAAGCGACATCCAATACCGAAGGCGAAGCCGATTTGGATCAATGGGCGCGATTTTGTTTGCTGATGGTTCGCCCAAAGGGCAGCGTTACCTTTATTCACCGATCCGACCGATTGGATCAGATTTTGTCTTTTTTTTCTGGAAAGCTGGGCAATATTCGAATCTATCCCCTGTGGCCCGGGAAAAACAAACCAGCAAAACGCGTGTTAATCCGGGGCACAAAAAATACGCATGGGGCCCTGCGCCTTTGCCCAGGGATGATTCTTCATGCAGAGGATGGGTCCTATACTGCCGAAGCCGAAGCCATTTTGCGCCAAGGACAAGGGGTGATGATTTAA